The following are from one region of the Gossypium hirsutum isolate 1008001.06 chromosome D03, Gossypium_hirsutum_v2.1, whole genome shotgun sequence genome:
- the LOC107927074 gene encoding putative disease resistance protein RGA1 — protein sequence MAEAFAAEVAANVLAKLSSAAFQQIGCFWDVQDEFEKLRDVLMAIKAVLVDAEEQQNHNREITLWLQKFKDGCYRVEDLLDEFEIEALRRQVMERGSSRRKVSRFLSCSNSLAFRLRMGRKIKKVKDMLDEIESNKSRFHLLERHHRVKNIIHGQRETYSFVKTSDVIGRDEDKENMVAFLMDPTDGDGKGDDIPVLAIVGIGGIGKTALAQLVFNDERVKTHFWLRIWVCVTEDFDVKQLMIKIIKSATGTMMCKDMNKEELHKVLRDGLKGKRFLIVLDDVWNEDKRKWIELKDLLATGGQGCKIICTTRTHKVAAITSTVPQYDLDHLSYENSLSLFLRLAFKEGEEVQHKNLVRIGEGIVRKCKGVALAVKTLGSLLCSTRVEYDWELVRDSEIWKLEQKENDILPALKLSYDHLPWHLKQCFAFCSVFPKDFEFNSLQLTLLWTGNGFLQYSNENEEPEDIGNRYIHELWSRSFFQQVEEGVFYSTFKMHDLVHDLALSVVQNEVNSFNHCSTRNVRHLWLEASGQGASTLPNNLDHLRSLIISSNEEQKASSESLIADYISRSKHLRVLHLVDSSFEQLPNSIGYLKHLRYLSIYGNGNIERLPNSICNLQSLQTLLLGGCRGIEALPKDIRYLISLKTLCITTKQANFQESGIGCLSSLRFLRFYACGNLKYLFEDMQGLTALRILVIDECKNLVSLPPGLKYLTALQILVISDCEKLDLCMGLELGGEQAGSLRKLFIRGLPKVVSLPQWILLGSAKTLQQLYIIGLENLSTLPRWFRYLMSLQTLGIIDCPKLLSLPQGMQQLAALKQVGITGCPKLGKRCMKQTGEEWPKIAHVPQLFVSNDSETSITYDE from the coding sequence ATGGCCGAGGCTTTTGCAGCTGAAGTAGCAGCGAATGTATTGGCGAAACTGAGCAGTGCAGCTTTCCAACAAATTGGCTGTTTTTGGGACGTCCAAGATGAATTCGAAAAGCTCAGGGACGTGTTAATGGCTATCAAAGCCGTGCTGGTGGATGCGGAAGAGCAGCAGAACCATAACAGGGAGATAACCCTTTGGCTACAGAAGTTCAAAGACGGGTGTTACCGAGTAGAAGACTTGTTGGACGAGTTTGAGATCGAAGCACTGAGGCGGCAAGTCATGGAACGTGGGAGCAGTAGGAGAAAGGTAAGCCGTTTCTTGTCCTGCTCGAACTCGTTGGCCTTTCGTCTTCGTATGGGACGAAAGATCAAAAAGGTGAAGGACATGTTGGACGAGATCGAAAGCAATAAATCCAGGTTTCATCTCCTCGAGAGACATCATCGTGTTAAGAACATCATCCATGGCCAGAGGGAAACCTACTCGTTCGTGAAGACGTCCGATGTGATCGGTCGCGATGAAGATAAAGAAAACATGGTGGCGTTCTTAATGGATCCAACTGATGGCGATGGCAAAGGGGACGATATCCCCGTCCTTGCCATAGTTGGAATCGGCGGTATCGGAAAAACTGCTCTAGCTCAACTAGTGTTTAATGATGAAAGAGTGAAAACTCATTTCTGGTTGAGAATTTGGGTATGTGTTACAGAGGATTTTGATGTCAAGCAACTGATGATAAAGATCATTAAATCCGCAACTGGTACTATGATGTGCAAGGACATGAACAAGGAGGAATTGCATAAGGTTTTACGAGACGGTTTGAAAGGTAAAAGGTTTTTGATCGTGTTGGATGATGTATGGAACGAGGACAAGAGAAAATGGATCGAGCTAAAGGATTTGCTAGCCACCGGAGGCCAAGGGTGCAAAATAATCTGCACCACTCGTACCCACAAAGTGGCTGCAATCACAAGCACAGTTCCACAGTATGATTTAGATCATCTCTCTTATGAGAATTCATTGTCTTTGTTTCTTAGGCTTGCTTTCAAAGAAGGTGAAGAGGTGCAACACAAGAATCTTGTAAGAATTGGGGAAGGAATTGTCAGAAAATGCAAAGGGGTTGCTTTGGCTGTGAAGACATTAGGTAGTTTGCTTTGTTCAACTAGGGTGGAATATGATTGGGAGCTTGTAAGAGATAGTGAGATATGGAAGCTAGAACAGAAGGAAAATGATATTTTGCCTGCTCTGAAACTAAGTTATGATCATTTGCCTTGGCATTTAAAGCAATGTTTTGCTTTCTGTTCGGTTTTTCCGAAAGACTTCGAATTCAATAGCTTGCAGTTGACCTTGTTGTGGACGGGGAATGGGTTTCTGCAATATTCCAACGAAAATGAAGAGCCGGAAGATATTGGGAACCGGTACATACATGAGTTATGGTCAAGATCGTTCTTCCAACAAGTTGAAGAAGGGGTCTTTTATTCCACCTTCAAGATGCATGATCTAGTACATGATCTTGCATTATCGGTGGTACAAAATGAGGTGAATTCATTCAACCATTGTTCGACCAGAAATGTTCGACATTTGTGGTTAGAGGCGTCAGGGCAAGGTGCTTCCACGTTGCCAAATAACTTGGACCATCTACGGTCACTGATTATCTCGTCAAATGAAGAACAGAAGGCCAGTAGCGAATCCCTTATTGCAGATTACATTTCAAGGTCCAAACATCTGAGGGTGCTGCATTTGGTCGACAGCAGTTTCGAGCAATTGCCGAACAGCATAGGTTATTTAAAGCACTTGAGATATTTGAGCATATATGGCAATGGCAACATAGAAAGGCTTCCAAATTCCATTTGCAATTTGCAGAGCTTGCAAACACTTCTTCTTGGCGGATGCAGGGGAATCGAAGCACTGCCCAAAGATATAAGGTACCTGATTAGCCTTAAAACACTATGTATAACTACAAAACAGGCGAATTTTCAAGAGAGTGGAATAGGGTGCCTAAGTTCTCTTAGGTTCTTGAGATTTTATGCATGTGGGAACTTAAAATATTTGTTTGAAGACATGCAAGGATTAACAGCCCTTCGGATATTGGTCATTGATGAATGCAAAAACTTGGTTTCATTGCCACCAGGTTTGAAATACCTGACTGCTTTACAGATTTTGGTCATCAGTGATTGTGAGAAGCTTGATCTCTGTATGGGGCTGGAACTCGGAGGGGAACAAGCTGGCAGCCTTCGGAAATTGTTTATTCGAGGATTGCCGAAAGTGGTGTCACTTCCGCAATGGATCCTTCTAGGATCCGCCAAGACTCTGCAGCAGTTGTACATCATCGGGTTAGAGAATCTCTCAACATTACCAAGGTGGTTCCGATATCTCATGTCGCTTCAAACGCTCGGGATTATAGATTGCCCGAAGCTGTTGTCTCTACCCCAAGGGATGCAACAGCTTGCTGCACTCAAACAAGTGGGCATCACAGGGTGTCCAAAATTAGGCAAAAGATGCATGAAACAAACTGGCGAAGAGTGGCCTAAGATTGCTCACGTCCCTCAGCTTTTTGTCAGCAATGACTCGGAGACCTCAATCAcatatgatgaataa